The Longimicrobium sp. region GCTCGCCGCTTCCGGCATCGGAGGCGGCGAGCTGTTTTTTTGCGTCCAAAGCCGCGAAGGGCGATTGAAATCGCGGCAACAACGGCCCGAAGTCCGCCTTCGCGGACTCCCACCCGAGCATCCTCGTGACTCCCCGGCACATGTGCATCCGATACTCAGCACTCAGCACTCAGCACTTATATTAGGACTTAGGACTTAGGACTCAGGACTTCCCTTATCTTCCTTCGTACTCCCGTACTTTCGTACTCTCGTACTCCCATTTCCGTTGACTTCGTCCGTTCCCGCATCTATCGTCGGGTCGCATCCCCGAAAACGCGGGCGCACCCCGAAACAGGGCCACCACACGTGTCCGGCAAGCTCCAGCGCGAGATCAAGCAGAACCGCCCGATCGAATCGCTCGAGGAAGAGGCGTACCTGAACGTCCAGCGCACGGCCAACGTGCTGGTGCAGGGGCTGGCCGACGTGCTGAAGCGCCACGACCTTACCCCCACGCAGTACAACGTGCTGCGCATCCTGCGCGGCGCCGGCGACCACGGGCTGACCGCGGGCGACGTGGGCGACCGCATGATCACCCGCGACCCCGACGTCACCC contains the following coding sequences:
- a CDS encoding MarR family winged helix-turn-helix transcriptional regulator, coding for MSGKLQREIKQNRPIESLEEEAYLNVQRTANVLVQGLADVLKRHDLTPTQYNVLRILRGAGDHGLTAGDVGDRMITRDPDVTRLLDRLEKRGLAERWRCTEDRRVVWTRITEGGLDAIAPLDDEIARMHVAQLGHIGPDRLGTFIDLLEAAREPAA